Proteins encoded by one window of Cannabis sativa cultivar Pink pepper isolate KNU-18-1 chromosome 4, ASM2916894v1, whole genome shotgun sequence:
- the LOC115712422 gene encoding stemmadenine O-acetyltransferase — MKVEVTSKDIIKPSSPTPDHLRLYQLSFLDQISPRAYSPFIYYYSLNDINNDSNDNNYIISNISEKLKKSLSKTLTLYYPLAGRFTKDFCVDCHDEGALVFEARVLKTQLSDVLNNPIPVELNDLLPFPLDECAELPFGVQLNIFPCGGIAIGVCISHRIADALSCLEFTKSWMAISRGEENKVIKPTFISSSLFPPKNIGNYDPTFALPKKNTNLAKFFAFDALKVEALRAKYEEKSKCPPRRITRIEALSAFLYSRYVAVTGIDVKSELLTIYHPVNIRSKFDKPLPENSFGNYYFANVTSLSSINYNTKEDNNNEKGYEVARLIGDELRKIDKKLVNDLQRVEKSDEYFESLMMAIERSLKGEGVALAFSSLCRFPLYDADFGYGEPIWVSSADRCYGNIFGFLDNKKCDKIEAYACFSPHEMAKLEVDKEFLSLLST; from the coding sequence atgaagGTTGAAGTAACCTCAAAAGATATTATCAAACCTTCTTCTCCAACCCCTGACCACCTGCGCCTCTATCAACTCTCATTCCTTGACCAAATATCACCCAGAGCTTACAGTCCTTTCATCTATTACTACTCACTAAACGACATCAATAATGACTCCAACGACAACAATTATATCATCTCTAACATATCCGAAAAGCTCAAGAAATCTTTGTCCAAAACCCTAACTCTTTACTACCCACTTGCAGGAAGATTCACCAAAGACTTCTGCGTCGACTGCCACGACGAGGGAGCACTCGTCTTCGAAGCTCGAGTACTAAAGACGCAACTCTCGGACGTTCTTAACAACCCTATTCCTGTTGAACTCAATGATCTTCTTCCATTTCCCCTAGACGAATGCGCAGAGCTACCTTTTGGTGTCCAACTCAACATCTTTCCTTGTGGCGGAATCGCCATTGGCGTCTGCATTTCGCATAGAATCGCAGACGCTTTATCTTGCTTAGAGTTTACAAAAAGCTGGATGGCCATTTCTCGTGGTGAAGAGAATAAGGTAATAAAACCTACGTTCATCTCTTCATCACTTTTCCCACCTAAGAATATTGGTAATTACGATCCAACTTTTGCTCTACCAAAGAAGAACACAAACTTAGCAAAGTTTTTCGCGTTCGATGCTCTTAAGGTGGAGGCACTCAGAGCCAAATACGAGGAAAAATCAAAGTGTCCGCCGCGACGGATTACTCGTATCGAGGCCTTATCTGCTTTCTTATATAGCCGTTATGTGGCGGTTACAGGCATAGATGTTAAAAGCGAATTATTAACTATCTATCACCCTGTGAATATTCGTTCCAAGTTTGATAAGCCATTGCCCGAAAACTCATTCGGCAACTACTATTTTGCTAATGTTACATCACTTTCGTCCATCAATTACAATACTAAGGAAGATAATAATAATGAGAAGGGTTACGAGGTGGCGAGGCTGATAGGTGATGAGTTAAGAAAGATTGATAAAAAGTTAGTAAATGATCTTCAAAGAGTTGAGAAATCAGATGAGTACTTTGAATCTCTTATGATGGCTATTGAGAGATCCCTTAAAGGAGAAGGGGTTGCTCTTGCCTTTAGTAGTTTGTGTAGGTTTCCTCTTTATGATGCTGACTTTGGATATGGTGAGCCTATTTGGGTAAGTTCGGCTGATAGGTGTTATGGTAATATATTTGGATTTTTAGATAACAAAAAATGTGACAAAATAGAGGCCTATGCTTGCTTTAGTCCACATGAAATGGCCAAATTGGAAGTTGATAAAGAGTTCCTCTCTCTTTTGTCAACTTAG